In one Rutidosis leptorrhynchoides isolate AG116_Rl617_1_P2 chromosome 8, CSIRO_AGI_Rlap_v1, whole genome shotgun sequence genomic region, the following are encoded:
- the LOC139863750 gene encoding uncharacterized protein produces MARNLMDQITQREKKSTTVKAKTTDGKRKWDGNSNQHPYKRQDVTKGSAGESTKGYKGKLLYCQKVCYECGQKGNFRNNCPNKKTNEKAQGRAFNSNAHEAREDPELVTGTFLHNNHIVSVLFDFGANRSFVSIEFSCMIDKTHKPLATKYCIKLVNGNLMKTDKIYKILYVALRRKTIFVDLMPIELGSFDVVVGMYWLSNNKSELVYAEKAIRIPLDNGETMMVYGDRTDTKLNLISCMKARKYLKKGYHDILANVKKIEPREKRIADVPIVKDFPNIFPEELHGLPPH; encoded by the exons ATGGCAAGAAATCTCATGGATCAAATCACTCAACGTGAGAAGAAGAGTACTACTGTTAAAGCAAAGACCACtgatgggaagagaaagtgggatggaaactcAAATCAacatccatacaaaaggcaagatgTTACTAAAGGTTCTGCTGGTGAATCTACTAAAGGCTATAAGGGAAAGCTTCTTTATTGTCAAAA ggtttgttatgaatgtggacaAAAGGGGAATTTTAGGAACAATTGTCCTAATAAGAAGACTAATGAGAAAGCACAAGGAAGAGCTTTCAACAGTAATGCTCATGAAGCTCGTGAGGACCCTGAATTAGTCACCGGTACGTTTCTCCACAATAATCATATTGTTTCTGTACTATTTGACTTTGGTGCCAATAGAAGCTTTGTGTCTATAGAATTTAGTTGCATGATTGACAAGACCCATAAACCCTTAGCTACTAAGTATTGTATAAAACTAGTAAACGGTAACCTTATGAAAACTGATAAGATCTATAAAATATTGTACGTTGCACTTAGAAGGAAAACCATTTTTGTGGACCTTATGCCtatagaactaggaagctttgacgtAGTCGTTGGGATGTACTGGTTGTCTAATAATAAATCAGAACTCGTGTATGCCGAGAAAGCCATTCGAATACCCTTAGATAATGGGGAAACGATGATGGTTTATGGAGACAGAACTGACACAAAGTTGAACCTGATTTCATGCATGAAGGCACGAAAGTACTTGAAGAAAGGATATCATGATATCCTAGCCAATGTGAAAAAGATTGAACCCAGAGAGAAACGAATTGCCGATGTACCGATTGTTAAAGATTTCCCAAATATTTTTCCCGAAGAACTTCATGGTCTTCCACCTCATTGA